In Styela clava chromosome 6, kaStyClav1.hap1.2, whole genome shotgun sequence, the genomic window GGAATATGTCTTCGGGTCCAAAACCCTAGTTAAAACGTGCCTGCTTTTGATTGAAAacctttatttttaaaattgattatacTCACCTAAATCTGGAATTGTGTCAGATGAGCATAATGTATTACCCAATGATGATCCACCACTGATATCCACaataataaaaacgagcaaatagactaaaatcattattttatctgaCATGAAATGGTAATAGAAATTGATCTATTACCACTCATTATTCCCTCCAGCGGTATTTTCCATTACCATGCTTGAAATATGAGCCTATACCTCCTCAATTTCATTATCAATAAAAATCACTTTTTGGAAGACTCAAAAGTCTACCCCCAATTGCTTTCCAATGTTGAAGTAAACTCAAAAAATCAACAGCTGCCAAGCATCTTCGACGTTAAGTGACTGATGGCTAAATATTATCAGATTATTTCAACCTTATGCTCACACCCACTGCGCAAAATATCACCCGCATTATAACCGTGGTGGCATATAAAACACTATTGATTCTCTAATTTTCAATTACATTTTATTACTGATATATAATAGCTTTGAATGTAGttttgaaatatgaattttttatctttttgccCATATTTTTAATAGGTTATGATCTTAATGAGCTGTTAAGTATCTAAGTGCTGACCTTTCAAAGCACTAAATTTCCCatatcaataatatatattgccCACCATAATCAATAGGTACGGCAAGTAcgctttttatttaatttattttttctctatttATCTCATTAACAAATATCTGAAAGCTGGTGGACTAATCAATTTTAACAACAACCTGCTAATAAACCTTACAATCTGGAAGAGGAGGACACTTTTAAAACGAACGGTGTtcggaaaattggaataaaattagggcctaaccctaacctggtacacatactatgttcaggtgtccgccatcttggatcacatactacgggagcgccttCATAATCTAATGCATACAACAAGAATCAATGCATATTCGGCCTCGACGTACGTATATATTATACACTGTATTCAAATCAATAAAATGACGAATCAACGTCAGTGCGCAGAAACGTGAATCACAATTTTAGTGCCAGTTTTGTTCCCAATGTAACGGGGTCGGGCCAGATCCACCTTGGAATGAATTGAGTCCGAATTTGGGATTTTTTTAATGATATCATTCCATGGCTTTACagaattcaatatttaaattttatattcaagatAAACTTTGTTCAATATATGCGGAAAAATAATGCAATGCCAGAATAATTTAATAAGATGTACGTGGAGTATCATTCAGGCCCGCTAACTTTTTTTAGTTCGGCTCCTGTTTTTAAGTGCGGATTTAAATAAAGGAAGTCGTTTCAAACTTTGAATAGAAATATGAATTTTAATCGGCATGCTCGGAActtgaattaatatattgtttcgtgcaaaatatataacattcaGACGTATTAGAAATATGTTTCCACTAAAATGAATCGATAACGTGAAAGCATTGCTGCATGGAGAGCAAAGCATTATGTATTTGTATTAGCAAGAATTGCCCATTCCAGATTTTGAATTCACTTCATCAGTACGTAGATTCGAATTGAAAAGTAAACGACATTTAGCCTAGTACAAAGCAATTGCAACTGGATGACGCTCGTTCACACGGAGTGCTTACTCCACACCAATATAGACGGTGAAATCCACAAAGccctgtttttattttgtttattttcaattttgtgataATTCGTTATTAGGCAGAAAGTTTCATATGCAGCTTTCTTCATCCAGTTGAATCGCTTTTGGATGCATTGGGTGCCTGAATTCGAGGCAGAGTTTTATCTTTTTTTCCTTGCTCTCCTCGACAACCTGTATAAATAAACTTTTACAGTGAATATTGCGGATGAATAAGAAGCCATGTCTGTACTCTTTAAATTTATTCAGGTTCTTGTTTATGAGAGATAGAAAGGCCTAAAATGCTCTTCAATTTTCTGCCATTGGGGCAACTTGAATAGCTAATTAAATTTCTTTTATATGTGACCTGTAAGTCTACTCGCAGTATAAGTTCCATATATTTCTTTCATCATTGTTTGCAACCGATTACTTGATATATTTGGGACATGCAGGTTCTTCCAAACTTCATTGAAATTCTTGTGTTGCGCTTTCGACAAATCCCTGAAATTTGATAGTTTTCGAAGTAGAACTGTCCAATTTAACTATTGTCAACAGAAGACTCCAGATAAAGATACTAGGGTTACCCCCTTCTACATGTAAGCGTCAATATATAACTGATTACTCAAATAGTTAAAACTGGTTTTGAGGAAATCCACAATTTGAATCAACGAGATTATAAAGTCATTGCAAACTTAGAAATAGAACCATGAAAACTAACAAGCGAAATCAGGCTACATTAAAACTACTATTTTCGCTATTCCCTGTGATAAAAAGTTACTCCAACTCGAGTAAACCTAATTCAATAAATACAGTTGCTGTATAACAATAATCGTCAGGGTGTGAGTAATCAGAGCGCCATGGATAATAATCTTTTGGTCGATAAAACAAGGTCTTCAGCAAAAAGCAACTAAGAAACTACTTCCCATATACTACAGGTGGTAAGGGATCAGCTAAAAATACTTTTGTAATATTTACCAATAATAGCTTTCCTTCACATTCTGTACTTTCATCCTGATATCATGAATGCGATCACATGTTTTTGGTTCTTTGACATTTATCCGAGGAAGTTTTACTCCATAATCGACAATCTGTGATGGACACCATCCCGGTTGTTTACGCCTGCCTTGATTTGTTTTCTGAGTTCCTGGATGTTTCATTTGAAATAGATAGCATTTGATAGATTGAATAAATTGCCGAaaacaaattattcaattaAACCAGCGTTATAACACGTAATCAGAAAAGATAACTTGATGTACAAGATTTTAAATCATCAATTCTACAACGTAAAAAGTTCATAAGTAGCAATCTTTTATTGCCAATTTAAGATCTACCTAACCATCGAGGCAATACATGCAAGTTTTTGTCATGATAATATTAATCACATCCAGGTTGCGATAAATTGTGCGAATAAATCAAATACCTCTTTTTAATAAAAGCAATAAACTCGTTATGCAAAGTTTGATtttcgaaatttacccgttaaaaatttaaaacacttATAAACAACTTTAAGATgggttacgcgagactaactccctagTGGATCCGAATGCGTATACTACATGCTCTAGCAGGAATAAACAAGACGACTATTCTATTCGacaaactgcttgtctgaggaaatCTGACTTCGGTCGGACGAAACGTGACAGAAATACTTTTGTGTTAGTGTTGAGCAGGACTTACGAATTGGATAGATCTTATAAACAAATTGCTATATGCCCATAAATCGACTGTAAAACTCGTATAGTCAGATGCTCGAGAAACATTCGCTAAAATATTGCCATTTTTGATTTATAGGCCTATTATGTTTATATTAACTTATGTGAACCTCACCAGTGGGTGTTAAAATCAGTTGTATAGGATGGGCATAAGGgctatttttcttcttttcatCTCCCTCATTTTCAGccatcttttttatattttcaatttggttAAATATTTCTTTCTCAGTCAAACCCAAAGATCGAGCAcctgaaattaatatttgattttatgtaattttgtaCGTGTGGAAATTGTTCGCAATTGAAGTGAAATTAACAAAACAGACGAGAGGTATATGAAAGAAATCAAATACATTacacattttgaaattgaaatctaTTTATTGGAAACTAAAATCTACGCCTGTTACTATTTGAACACTTCtcaaatgaatatttcaaacGTAGAAGCATTAACACAAAAATcgttgacaaaatattttactcaccATTGGCATAATGATGAACAACATGTGCGGCATGCATGAGGTTATGTTTCTTTGCAGCAGTTTTCAATTTCCTTGTGTAATAACCAACTATTTCATTGCGTTGATTTTCTTTCAAACAACTTCTTGATATGAATTGGGACATCAcctatatcaaaaataaatcatcTCATTTCAGTAATTTTCTCCAGAATCATCATCGGTAGATGTCGCCCTCTGTGCTGCAAAGACTGCAAGTTTGAATGCTTTTCAGAACTGAGTAAAGACTTTTCCCTGTATATGATTAAAACACACCCACCTCATACATCAGAACATCTTTATAATCAGGTTTGTTTGGAGCATGAAGTCCACCAATCAATCCCATAAATATGTCTTCATTTGTCATGAAATTTAGATATTCTTCAAAATCGAGTTCACCGTTCCCGTTTTCATCCTAAAAATTGAACCTTGGGTTGTTTAAAAATTGGGTATATTCTTTAAATAGGCATTTTGCAATTACAAACGTAGGTAATTATCAATAGCGCGTCAATCTTGCGTCCAATCTTGGCCTACATTTACTTATTTTCACCATATTTTATTGTCAAAACATTACCGGGTGAACACACATTAGCCTGCAACATCTATGAGTAAAAACAGGTTTAACAGCGTACATCCCGaatagggttgccaaccgtcctttatttcaaaggacaatcttttatttgagatttttgtccttgtcctttttaagatgataattgtcctttattttttccaacgtcgttttgcccgatatttatagtactgtgtttgatattgctTCGTTCTTAAATCGcctccgtttatgtatttgcaagcttttaattattcttttcaATTTCGCTTTGACACGGTTCAAATAGCCAAagaaatatcaattttattaacaatttcaaatattttacattatttttccgAAGATGACAAGTGGCAACACTCCAAGATTTAAGTGAATTTTAGTTCAATAACTAGAATATAACTAGAATTTTAACTAGAATATAATTGGTCTCTAAGATTTTAGATTATTTCTCAACTCTGCGATAACGTATTTGGAAATAGATTTTactttgatgaaaattcaacatttggaaaatAATCTCTTTTGGATAATCTTCCTCCAAAATATCACCCACTTGTAAAAATTGTGGAGCATTTGAAGCTAAAAGACaaacttaatttgaatatgtttaaCCTTCTTGATGAAGTTGCactcattcaaaaaaatatttagcacGATTCAAAGCACTAAACTGTTCACAGAATGCAGCTTGAttgggtcaatgttaaataaacattgaatgaaaaatacatgaagattttttaatatatctttttagcttgtatataatttgtagttcattgttttatattgttctttcctgcaagttacaaaataaatgatgacggtaatctatgtcctttattgagacttttcatagttggcaaccctaatcCCGAATGACATGGCTTGTCATAAATTTGCAtgcataatattttaataaattgaaaacagtgaaataggCAAATAGACCACAGCATCCGATCTCAATTGATAACGATATAGCCCTGTTATCTGACATGAAACTATATGCAAAACTAATTATCTTCTTAATACTCACACGAGTAACCTACCTGAGCTACAATCAAGTCGTAAACGACACTTTCATTGACACTGACTCCAACTCGGCGTAACGTTTCCAAAAATTCCTC contains:
- the LOC120331060 gene encoding uncharacterized protein LOC120331060, which translates into the protein MANGSNGGRRASSHPNGEGKAKVQFKMQIDESRLIPASRQLTKNELGAFYEAFTLFDHKGNGRISCEEFLETLRRVGVSVNESVVYDLIVAQDENGNGELDFEEYLNFMTNEDIFMGLIGGLHAPNKPDYKDVLMYEVMSQFISRSCLKENQRNEIVGYYTRKLKTAAKKHNLMHAAHVVHHYANGARSLGLTEKEIFNQIENIKKMAENEGDEKKKNSPYAHPIQLILTPTGTQKTNQGRRKQPGWCPSQIVDYGVKLPRINVKEPKTCDRIHDIRMKVQNVKESYYWDLSKAQHKNFNEVWKNLHVPNISSNRLQTMMKEIYGTYTASRLTGCRGEQGKKDKTLPRIQAPNASKSDSTG